A portion of the Bactrocera neohumeralis isolate Rockhampton chromosome 2, APGP_CSIRO_Bneo_wtdbg2-racon-allhic-juicebox.fasta_v2, whole genome shotgun sequence genome contains these proteins:
- the LOC126757274 gene encoding xaa-Pro aminopeptidase 2 — translation MSTAKWIWRLALSILVVLVTSSAANEPTGYFREVCKYRKGKLLRPVTEYRQRLHALREQMKIRSSLRGLEIDAYILSPYDEHLNQEMAENDKRVQYLTGFTGIGAFAVVTARSAAVWVDNRYVQQADVEVDCEWELYRLNDTVTITGWLSSKLYANQRVGADPHLVPHHLWMRWERELGNRLLVLSRINNNLLDMIWVDRPPASNFTIRVQELQFAGDKWEFKVDELRMKLQKFSCNAMIVTSLTEIAYLLNIRGLDLPYTPVVKSYLIVSHDEIFFYVDHSKMTQGIDFHLRTDCYNERCVKIREYNKVWSDLRTYAQIWKRVFVPGPCVNEEGASEAVYAALPSNIVYIEASPIIFMRAQKTPEEQRGMREAHVRDAAAICEAMSILENRFFIEQWTEEKVKYEIDRSRLSQNNARGLSKRSVVAFGEHSALPYYISSNVTDIEVTDQSLLVIESGGQYYEGTTDVSRTFIFGEPTADMKRAYTNVLAGMLVLAKLRFPSNLRASGVDVLVRRLEWENMVDYPQTTGSGIGAYGAVKEPPISIAYGEEGSHSFLEGYFFSSEAGFYRPGEFGVRLKNVLEVVDTGKTHPNGMKFLEFRQVTLVPFEPKLIDPTLLNAMEKRYLNEYNAKVREFVGGELKRQGNMQAFHWMMNKTRHIREYLPEEDYRAARGSGNRTRSFLTVTVPALLLGLTVLGSFLKWLL, via the exons TTGTGCTAGTCACCAGCTCAGCGGCCAATGAACCGACCGGATACTTTCGTGAGGTCTGCAAATATCGCAAGGGAAAATTG CTAAGACCTGTAACCGAATACCGACAACGTCTGCATGCGTTGCGTGAACAGATGAAGATACGCTCCTCGCTGCGCGGTCTCGAGATCGATGCATACATATTATCACCCTACGATGAGCATTTGAATCAGGAAATGGCCGAGAATGACAAACGCGTGCAATATCTAACTGGTTTTACGGGTATCGGAGCATTTGCTGTCGTTACGGCGCGTTCGGCGGCGGTCTGGGTGGACAATCGTTATGTGCAGCAAGCCGATGTGGAAGTCGACTGTGAATGGGAGCTTTATCGGCTGAACGATACTGTAACGATAACGGGATGGCTTTCG TCTAAACTGTATGCAAATCAGCGTGTTGGTGCCGATCCACATCTTGTGCCGCACCATTTGTGGATGCGTTGGGAGCGCGAGCTGGGCAATCGGCTGCTGGTGCTCAGCAGAATTAATAACAATTTGCTGGACATGATATGGGTAGATCGTCCGCCAGCATCCAATTTCACAATACGCGTGCAGGAACTACAGTTCGCCGGCGACAAGTGGGAGTTTAAAGTGGACGAGTTGAGAATGAAATTGCAGAAATTCAGTTGTAATGCCATGATCGTTACATCACTCACCGAGATAGCCTACTTGCTGAATATACGTGGACTGGACTTGCCATATACACCGGTGGTGAAG TCTTACCTCATAGTGAGCCACGATGAGATCTTCTTCTATGTTGACCACAGTAAGATGACACAGGGCATCGACTTCCATTTGCGTACAGACTGTTACAACGAACGTTGtgtgaa AATTCGAGAATACAACAAAGTGTGGAGCGATCTGCGTACTTATGCGCAAATCTGGAAACGTGTATTCGTACCGGGTCCATGTGTGAATGAAGAAGGTGCTTCTGAGGCCGTCTACGCGGCACTGCCAAGCAATATAGTTTACATCGAGGCTTCGCCCATAATTTTTATGCGCGCGCAGAAAACTCCCGAAGAGCAGCGCGGCATGCGTGAGGCGCATGTGCGTGATGCCGCAGCCATTTGTGAAGCCATGAGCATTTTAGAGAACAGA TTCTTCATCGAGCAATGGACCGAGGAGAAGGTGAAATATGAGATCGATCGTTCGCGCCTCTCGCAGAATAATGCACGTGGTCTTTCGAAGCGTAGCGTTGTAGCTTTCGGCGAACATTCCGCATTACCGTACTACATTTCCAGCAATGTCACCGATATCGAAGTCACCGACCAGAGTTTATTGGTCATTGAATCGGGTGGCCAATATTACGAGGGTACAACCGATGTATCGCGTACGTTTATTTTCGGTGAGCCGACAGCCGATATGAAACGCGCCTATACGAATGTGCTGGCTGGTATGTTGGTGCTGGCAAAGTTACGGTTTCCCTCCAATTTGCGTGCATCCGGTGTGGATGTTTTGGTGCGACGTTTGGAGTGGGAAAATATGGTGGATTATCCACAGACGACGGGTAGCGGTATAGGCGCCTACGGAGCGGTTAAGGAAC cTCCAATCTCTATTGCTTACGGCGAGGAAGGCTCCCATAGTTTTCTGGAGGGCTATTTCTTTTCAAGCG agGCTGGCTTCTATCGACCTGGCGAGTTTGGTGTACGGCTTAAAAATGTGCTGGAAGTAGTCGACACCGGCAAGACGCATCCGAATGGCATGAAATTTCTGGAATTTCGTCAAGTAACTCTAGTGCCCTTTGAGCCAAAGTTAATCGATCCAACGCTCTTAAATGCAATGGAG AAACGCTACCTCAACGAGTACAATGCGAAAGTGCGCGAATTTGTCGGTGGCGAGTTGAAACGCCAGGGCAACATGCAGGCCTTCCACTGGATGATGAATAAGACCCGCCACATACGCGAGTATCTGCCGGAAGAGGATTATCGTGCGGCGCGTGGTTCGGGTAATCGCACACGCAGCTTTCTTACTGTAACAGTTCCAGCGCTGTTGTTGGGTTTAACTGTTTTAGGCAGCTTCCTGAAGTGGTTACTCTAG
- the LOC126754311 gene encoding beta-mannosidase-like produces MILKRIAVLFSLSLTSLLLGARSELVEVIDLNANWSITNQNLTVSKSNIPLPSGVYSVLYGEEVLNSYNDINMRWIALDNWTYTRTFKVARNHLPKHLCNLTFHGIDTVAEIRLNNHVLGRTDNMFVRYSYDITKLLIEDNVIEVQLFSPILAAKKRAADFATNATNYPPNCPSDRYHGECNVNMLRKMQSSFSWDFAPAVPSMGIWKGVYLECYDVAIIRDVDVVISRTKTHWKADMYVYLDVGGSEDFFAELKFYAFGILEEPVIIKDYTKQRVLRKNPVIMFSQTFPLNSVIAWWPNGFGSQNLYTFNFVLNAWLGNEGPNIDSPTVSQKSIRIGFRTVELVEQEQANRNGYTFFFRINGEDIFIKGANYMPSHVLPEKMQEPERLKHLLTSARDANMNMLRIWGGGIYESDLFYELADTLGLLIWQDMTFASAMYPVDAAFLDSVRTEIVQNAHRIAYHPSLVVLAANSENELALAQNLYGTLVEQKRFEHEYRTLYVHNVIHQLKSMQHPARVSPLLSTPSIGKRGEKYNYIAPDPQSAQYGDVHFFVVHENGWNVNIYPTPRFVTEYGFQSLPRTAAWKSSMRAEDNLMDIMRHRQHHPMAMLPIVNLIRPNLPLPLTKDARYTDALIYFSQIAQAMALKVETEWYRSLRNTEHRTMGALYWQLNDVWVAPSWSTIDFYGNYKLAYHWSKEFLAPTTIIALPDTNNNAINVTIACDQLEVSSETVHVTVQLFKYDKLTAVNYTKIDTTLKSNSATNIRSLAKSKIFTNDTTEKNTFLKFILHRGPIEISSTYFFPMSFNSAEGISDPELAYDLQWMHCIEKDQKYENAYALKIAVKRPAFFVFIDIIHPKVGKFKLSQNGFVQTNPTTKVNVIFNADECIILQNSNVIIKTMHEFIS; encoded by the exons ATGATTTTAAAGAGGATAGCAGTCCTCTTTAGTCTTAGTTTAACAAGTTTGCTCCTTGGCGCGCGCTCGGAGCTGGTTGAAGTTATAGATCTCAATGCCAACTGGAGCATTACAAATCAAAATCTGA CGGTAAGCAAAAGTAATATTCCACTGCCATCGGGCGTCTATAGTGTCCTATATGGCGAGGAAGTTTTGAACTCCTACAATGACATCAATATGCGTTGGATAGCGCTGGATAACTGGACTTATACGCGAACATTTAAAG TTGCTCGCAACCACTTGCCCAAGCACCTCTGCAATTTGACTTTCCACGGCATCGACACCGTCGCCGAGATACGCCTGAACAACCATGTCTTAGGGCGCACCGACAACATGTTCGTACGCTATAGCTACGACATAACCAAATTGCTGATCGAAGACAACGTTATCGAAGTACAGCTATTCTCACCGATACTGGCGGCAAAGAAACGTGCCGCAGATTTCGCTACTAATGCGACCAACTATCCGCCGAATTGTCCCTCGGACCGCTATCATGGCGAGTGCAATGTCAATATGCTGCGCAAGATGCAGTCCAGTTTTTCATGGGACTTTGCACCGGCGGTGCCTTCCATGGGAATTTG GAAAGGCGTATACTTGGAATGCTACGATGTTGCGATTATTCGAGATGTAGATGTGGTTATCAGCCGCACGAAAACGCACTGGAAAGCCGATATGTATGTGTACCTTGATGTGGGCGGATCAGAGGACTTCTTTGCTGAGCTCAAGTTCTACGCTTT tgGTATCTTGGAGGAGCCAGTTATCATTAAGGACTACACAAAGCAAAGGGTGTTGCGTAAAAATCCCGTTATAATGTTTTCACAAACTTTTCCCTTG AACTCCGTTATTGCTTGGTGGCCCAATGGCTTTGGCAGCCAAAATCTATACACTTTTAATTTTGTGCTCAATGCATGGCTAGGTAACGAAGGGCCAAACATAGATTCGCCAACAGTCTCGCAGAAGTCAATTCGCATCGGTTTTCGTACAGTAGAACTTGTGGAACAGGAGCAAGCAAATC GTAATGGCTACACATTCTTCTTCCGCATAAATGGCGAGGACATCTTTATAAAGGGCGCCAACTATATGCCATCGCATGTGCTGCCGGAGAAGATGCAAGAACCCGAACGAC TCAAGCACCTGCTTACTTCCGCCAGGGATGCCAATATGAATATGTTACGCATTTGGGGTGGTGGCATTTATGAATCCGATCTTTTCTACGAACTCGCTGATACATTAGGTTTGCTCATATGGCAGGATATGACTTTCGCAAGCGCCATGTATCCAGTTGATGCGGCTTTCCTTGACTCTGTTCGCACCGAGATAGTGCAAAACGCACACCGCATCGCCTATCATCCTAGCTTGGTTGTATTGGCCGCCAACAGTGAAAACGAATTGGCCTTGGCTCAGAACCTGTACGGCACTTTGGTTGAACAGAAGCGCTTTGAGCATGAATATCGGACTTTATATGTGCATAATGTGATACACCAACTAAAGTCAATGCAACATCCCGCACGCGTTTCGCCGCTGTTGTCAACACCTTCGATTGGGAAACGAGGTGAGAAGTACAATTACATTGCGCCGGATCCACAAAGCGCACAATATGGCGATG TCCATTTCTTTGTGGTCCATGAAAACGGTTGGAATGTCAATATCTACCCAACGCCGCGCTTTGTCACTGAGTATGGCTTCCAGAGTTTACCGCGCACGGCAGCTTGGAAGAGCAGCATGAGGGCCGAGGATAATTTAATGGATATAATGCGTCACCGTCAACATCATCCCATGGCCATGCTGCCGATTGTGAATTTGATACGTCCAAATTTGCCGTTACCGCTGACGAAGGACGCGCGTTATACCGACGCACTGATTTATTTCAGTCAAATTGCACAAGCAATGGCCCTAAAAGTTGAAACCGAATGGTACCGCAGTCTACGCAACACCGAACATCGTACAATGGGCGCACTCTACTGGCAGCTGAATGATGTCTGGGTCGCACCCTCCTGGTCCACAATTGATTTCTACGGCAATTATAAG CTCGCTTACCATTGGTCTAAGGAATTTTTGGCGCCGACAACGATCATTGCTTTACccgacaccaacaacaatgctatTAATGTAACGATTGCTTGTGATCAATTGGAAGTGAGCAGCGAAACTGTACATGTAACGGTACAACTTTTCAAGTATGACAAGCTAACCGCAGTGAATTATACCAAAATTGACACAACCTTG AAAAGCAATAGCGCAACTAACATACGATCACTCGCCAAAAGCAAGATTTTCACCAATGACACCACTGAAAAGAACACCTTCTTGAAGTTTATACTACACAGAGGACCTATTGAAATCTCGTCGACTTACTTCTTTCCAATGTCCTTTAATAGCGCCGAAGGAATCAGCGATCCTGAGCTGGCG TATGATCTACAATGGATGCACTGCATTGAAAAAGATCAAAAGTACGAGAATGCCTACGCTTTAAAGATCGCTGTAAAGCGTCCAGCATTCTTCGTCTTCATTGATATTATTCATCCGAAGGTAGGAAAGTTTAAGCTATCACAGAACGGCTTTGTTCAAACCAATCCCACCACGAAGGTGAATGTAATATTCAACGCGGATGAATGCATCATTCTACAAAATTCGAATGTGATAATTAAAACAATGCATGAATTTATTTCCTAA
- the LOC126767249 gene encoding beta-mannosidase-like: protein MKMFAAFSVILYAITALFSLTNIFLACGDKVSVVELTTLWTLSNQNGSITKSGLKIPISVYSALSSEYGDVLQSKNDVDLRWIAYDNWTFTKHFNVEEEDFANVNAINLTIYGIDTVSTIRLNGVHIGKTDNMFMRYNFDVLRLLKQENILEIEIQSPIWRTKALANEQAPWIIVPPECPPDSFRGECHRNLLRKMQMSFGSDVGPAVPSMGIWKTITLEYYEVAILRVVDIAVVPNTTHWIMDVHTFFDTSLSYDFFGNITLFAPDLLDENPHEVGLKTISYQSPKVSFEVPVPKESVKLWWPNGYGEPNLYPIFVSATCWAKTDKPLLMAKTISEKLVYIGFRTVELVEDAEEGQGRTFYFKVNSVPIFIKGATYLPADILPEKYDDAENVEYILRLAHQANMNMIRVWGGGLYESKTFYDTADKLGLLVWQDMAFTNATYPASTLFLDSIRVETSQNAKFLASHPSLILIVTNDEIELFLVTHKNDFGSELEYERLENEYKQLFMGTIKPELNVISRNSFDPRPGPMISTPSKGIEENKKDLPLDLQSINYGDVHFWEEDLDGCDPDIYPRARFVSEYGFQSMPAITSWNLTMKTNDSIADLIKHRQHNPLGMTPMLQLIERHIPFRASSWEQDINDLVYFSQLTQAMAVKTGTDVFRSQSVNRRTMGAIYWHLNDVWVAPTWSSIDYYGNFKLLYYWSKEFFAPLYIVALNDTNNKRINITLIREEYTEYSDARKYVETINFYYWDKLISRKSITRDEVLETNSAQTRSVSLDEIISSPFTVNNCFLEFTLSNTNGEVLASTFFLPTNMKNIVGITDPKITVEISWRYCNEDALSLKRQIAYSLLVRINSPALYVFIQIVHPQIKRYKLSHNGFIQADPVKIVHLEYEHASECMSISNENIKVQTMNQYLLADAAKKAQNATSARRRRRRKLDL from the exons atgaaaatgtttgCTGCTTTTAGTGTAATTTTGTATGCAATAACCGCTTTATTTAGTctgacaaatatttttctggcGTGTGGCGACAAAGTCAGTGTGGTGGAGTTGACCACTTTGTGGACGTTGAGCAATCAAAATGGCT CAATAACAAAGTCGGGACTTAAAATACCCATAAGCGTTTACTCGGCGCTGAGCTCAGAATATGGCGATGTTTTGCAGTCGAAAAACGATGTAGATCTGCGTTGGATCGCTTACGATAATTGGACCTTTACTAAGCATTTTAACG TCGAAGAAGAAGACTTTGCAAATGTAAACGCGATCAATCTGACGATTTACGGCATTGACACAGTGTCGACCATACGACTAAATGGCGTACATATTGGCAAAACGGACAATATGTTCATGCGTTACAATTTCGATGTGCTGCGTCTGTTAAAGCAAGAAAATATATTGGAAATAGAAATCCAATCACCTATTTGGAGGACCAAAGCGCTGGCGAACGAACAAGCGCCATGGATTATAGTGCCACCAGAATGTCCACCGGACTCTTTTAGAGGCGAATGTCATCGAAATCTGTTGCGTAAGATGCAGATGAGTTTTGGCAGTGATGTGGGACCAGCAGTGCCCTCGATGGGTATATG GAAAACTATAACTTTGGAGTATTATGAGGTCGCCATTTTGCGTGTAGTCGATATTGCCGTGGTGCCTAATACCACGCACTGGATCATGGATGTGCATACTTTCTTTGATACGAGTCTATCGTATGACTTCTTTGGaaatattactttatttgcACC CGACCTATTAGATGAAAATCCACATGAGGTTGGTCTAAAAACTATAAGTTACCAATCGCCTAAAGTCTCCTTCGAAGTACCGGTGCCCAAG GAATCAGTCAAACTATGGTGGCCTAATGGCTATGGCGAACCGAATCTCTACCCAATATTTGTGTCCGCGACATGCTGGGCTAAGACGGACAAGCCACTATTGATGGCAAAAacaatttcagaaaaattagtTTATATTGGCTTTAGAACTGTGGAATTAGTTGAGGATGCCGAAGAAG GACAGGGTCGCACATTCTACTTTAAGGTCAATAGTgtgccaattttcataaagggTGCGACATATCTACCCGCCGACATATTGCCCGAGAAGTATGATGACGCTGAAAATG tgGAATACATTTTGCGTTTGGCTCACCAGGCGAATATGAATATGATACGTGTCTGGGGCGGAGGTCTTTACGAGTCAAAAACCTTCTACGATACCGCTGACAAGTTGGGTTTGCTGGTTTGGCAAGATATGGCATTCACTAATGCCACGTATCCAGCTTCTACCCTCTTCCTCga ttCAATTCGTGTTGAAACATCGCAGAATGCCAAATTTCTCGCGTCACATCCATCCTTAATATTAATAGTGACAAACGATGAGATCGAATTGTTTCTGGTGACGCATAAAAATGATTTTGGCTCCGAGCTTGAATACGAACGCTTAGAAAACGAATACAAACAATTATTCATGGGCACGATTAAACCGGAGCTAAATGTCATTTCACGCAATTCCTTCGATCCACGTCCTGGACCAATGATCTCAACACCATCAAAGGGTATTGAGGAGAACAAGAAAGATTTGCCACTCGATTTGCAGAGCATCAACTATGGCGATG TGCACTTTTGGGAGGAAGATCTCGATGGTTGCGATCCAGATATATACCCACGCGCACGCTTTGTCAGCGAATATGGTTTTCAGAGTATGCCAGCAATAACATCGTGGAATCTGACAATGAAGACAAACGACAGCATCGCCGATTTGATCAAACATCGGCAGCACAACCCGCTTGGTATGACGCCGATGTTGCAGTTAATCGAACGCCATATACCATTTCGTGCATCCAGCTGGGAGCAAGACATCAACGACTTGGTCTACTTCAGTCAGCTTACGCAAGCTATGGCCGTTAAAACAGGCACGGACGTATTTCGCAGTCAGAGCGTAAATCGTCGTACGATGGGCGCCATATATTGGCATTTGAATGATGTATGGGTGGCCCCCACCTGGTCCAGCATTGACTACTACGGCAATTTTAAG CTTCTTTACTATTGGTCCAAGGAATTCTTCGCTCCACTTTATATAGTCGCTTTGAATGATACCAACAATAAGCGCATCAATATAACGTTGATCAGAGAAGAGTACACGGAATATTCTGATGCGCGCAAATATGTTGAAACAATAAATTTCTACTATTGGGATAAATTGATTAGCAGAAAATCGATTACTCGTGATGAAGTTTTG GAGACAAATTCGGCGCAAACGCGCTCAGTGTCGCTGGATGAAATCATATCTTCCCCATTTACTGTTAATAACTGCTTTTTAGAATTTACGCTGAGTAACACTAACGGAGAAGTACTGGCGTCAACATTTTTCTTGCCCACGAATATGAAGAACATTGTGGGCATAACTGATCCGAAAATAACG GTCGAGATATCCTGGCGATATTGCAATGAGGACGCGCTGTCGCTAAAACGCCAAATCGCTTATAGTCTCTTGGTGCGTATCAATTCGCCAGCGCTGTACGTGTTCATACAAATCGTACATCCGCAAATCAAGAGATATAAACTCTCACATAACGGTTTCATACAAGCAGATCCGGTTAAAATCGTGCATTTGGAATATGAGCATGCGTCGGAATGTATGAGCATCTCGAATGAGAATATAAAAGTGCAAACCATGAACCAATATCTATTGGCAGACGCGGCGAAAAAGGCGCAAAATGCAACGAGCGCACGAAGACGGCGACGCCGAAAACTGGACTTGTGA
- the LOC126767861 gene encoding uncharacterized protein LOC126767861: protein MLAYTKFLLCVLMAGVATAADTSKPTTTKPISITTEVIESSKDPVATATPPADGTTEQREAHFEMIAQRMDISSTLDDNNEYHYLCTVGKKRTQNVMCFAEDNTRWETPHDVNLKLRCPKSGTGYEIAFAQVDVWMTSNDLDCRVIEGGVGYGSIGLQLTAYKTNTFRYIADVFSV, encoded by the exons ATGCTTGcctatacaaaatttttgttgtgcGTTCTAATGGCTGGTGTGGCCACGGCTGCGGATACCTCAAAGCCAACAACCACCAAACCCATTTCCATTACAACGGAAGTCATTGAATCATCCAAGGATCCTGTAGCGACGGCCACGCCTCCGGCCGATGGCACCACCGAGCAACGCGAAGCGCATTTCGAGATGATCGCACAACGTATGGACATCAGCAGCACTTTGGATGATAACAACGAGTATCATTACCTCTGCACAGTGGGCAAAAAGCGCACCC AGAACGTTATGTGCTTCGCCGAGGACAACACGCGCTGGGAGACACCGCACGATGTGAACTTGAAACTGCGTTGCCCCAAATCGGGCACAGGTTATGAGATCGCGTTCGCGCAAGTGGATGTCTGGATGACCTCTAATGATTTGGATTGTCGTGTAATTGAGGGCGGTGTGGGTTATGGATCTATTGGTCTGCAGCTGACCGCCTATAAAACAAATACGTTCCGTTATATTGCTGATGTCTTCTCGGTTTGA